A DNA window from Streptomyces canus contains the following coding sequences:
- a CDS encoding TerD family protein, translating to MTPGSNIPLSAARVTVDVAAPVRLDVSGLLLTADGKVRSDDDFIFYNQPSGPGVTYRSGGGTAPDAITVDTSAVPPGIEKIVVTASPDAAGQTFQGIEPTATIRNADDNSVLATFTPPQLGTETALVIVEVYLRNGAWKARAVGQGYANGLAGIATDFGVTVEEPAPTPAAAPVAPPQPVTPPPPAPTVQTPVAPPAPAMDPRLAASAPAAPPAPPAPGAGKINLDKGRVSLQKNQTVSLVKGGRPLLSQVKMGLGWEPAYRGKDIDLDASVIAYGPQRNHIDSCYFGKLSIVGGAIKHSGDNLTGEGGGDDEVIVVDLGRLPQEVTGLVFTVNSFSGQKFTEVAKAYCRLIDAASGEELVRFDLTNAEAQTGVMMAKLIKQFSGEWEMTAIGDFVKSRTVRGMVKPAAQAL from the coding sequence ATGACCCCCGGCTCGAACATCCCCCTGTCCGCCGCCCGCGTGACGGTGGACGTCGCCGCGCCCGTGCGGCTGGACGTATCGGGCCTGCTGCTCACCGCCGACGGCAAGGTGCGCTCCGACGACGACTTCATCTTCTACAACCAGCCCTCTGGCCCGGGGGTGACGTACCGCTCGGGCGGCGGTACGGCCCCCGACGCGATCACCGTCGACACGTCGGCCGTACCGCCCGGCATCGAGAAGATCGTCGTCACCGCCAGCCCGGACGCCGCGGGCCAGACCTTCCAGGGCATCGAGCCGACGGCCACGATCCGCAACGCGGACGACAACAGCGTGCTGGCCACGTTCACGCCGCCGCAGCTCGGCACCGAGACGGCGCTGGTGATCGTGGAGGTCTACCTGCGCAACGGCGCCTGGAAGGCCCGGGCGGTGGGGCAGGGGTACGCCAACGGGCTGGCCGGGATCGCGACGGACTTCGGCGTGACGGTGGAGGAACCCGCTCCGACGCCCGCCGCGGCCCCCGTCGCCCCGCCGCAGCCGGTGACTCCGCCGCCGCCCGCGCCGACCGTGCAGACCCCGGTGGCCCCGCCCGCCCCGGCCATGGACCCGCGGCTCGCCGCGTCAGCGCCCGCCGCTCCCCCCGCCCCACCCGCTCCCGGCGCCGGGAAGATCAACCTCGACAAGGGCCGGGTCAGCCTCCAGAAGAACCAGACGGTGTCCCTGGTCAAGGGCGGGCGTCCGCTTCTCTCCCAGGTCAAGATGGGTCTGGGCTGGGAGCCCGCGTACCGGGGCAAGGACATCGACCTCGACGCGTCCGTCATCGCCTACGGGCCGCAGCGCAACCACATCGACAGCTGCTACTTCGGCAAGCTGTCCATCGTCGGCGGCGCGATCAAGCACTCCGGTGACAACCTCACGGGTGAGGGCGGCGGTGACGACGAGGTGATCGTCGTCGACCTCGGCCGGCTCCCCCAGGAGGTCACCGGCCTCGTCTTCACGGTCAACTCCTTCTCCGGCCAGAAGTTCACGGAGGTCGCCAAGGCGTACTGCCGCCTCATCGACGCCGCGAGCGGAGAGGAACTGGTCCGCTTCGACCTCACGAACGCCGAGGCGCAGACGGGCGTGATGATGGCCAAGCTGATCAAGCAGTTCTCCGGCGAGTGGGAGATGACGGCGATCGGCGACTTCGTGAAGTCCCGCACGGTGAGGGGGATGGTGAAGCCGGCGGCACAGGCGCTCTAG
- a CDS encoding carbohydrate ABC transporter permease: protein MSTITVKRKGLGLGLVAWLLGIVFFLPIAWMALTSFHSETDAATNPPSFGAALTLDGYREFFGTGGGASPWPALINSTVASLASTLFVLLLALPAAYALSIRPVKKWTDVLFFFLSTKMLPVVAGLLPIYLFAKNTDMLDNIWLLVILYTSMNLPIAVWMMQSFLAEVPVAVIEAARVDGARLPTILARVVAPIALPGIAATALICFIFSWNELLFARVLTGVVAETAPVFLTGFITSQGLFLAKVCAASLVISLPVLAAGFAAQDKLVQGLSLGAVK, encoded by the coding sequence ATGAGCACGATCACCGTGAAACGCAAGGGACTTGGCCTGGGTCTGGTGGCCTGGCTGCTGGGAATCGTCTTCTTCCTGCCGATCGCGTGGATGGCCCTGACGTCCTTCCACTCGGAGACGGACGCGGCCACCAACCCGCCCTCCTTCGGCGCCGCCCTCACCCTGGACGGCTACCGCGAGTTCTTCGGCACCGGCGGCGGCGCGAGCCCCTGGCCGGCGCTGATCAACTCGACGGTCGCCTCGCTGGCCTCGACCCTCTTCGTCCTGCTCCTGGCCCTCCCGGCGGCCTACGCGCTGTCGATCCGCCCGGTGAAGAAGTGGACGGACGTCCTGTTCTTCTTCCTGTCGACGAAGATGCTCCCGGTGGTGGCGGGCCTGCTCCCCATCTACCTGTTCGCGAAGAACACCGACATGCTCGACAACATCTGGCTGCTGGTCATCCTCTACACGTCGATGAACCTGCCGATCGCCGTCTGGATGATGCAGTCCTTCCTCGCCGAGGTGCCGGTGGCCGTGATCGAGGCCGCGCGCGTGGACGGCGCCCGTCTTCCGACCATCCTCGCGCGCGTGGTGGCCCCCATCGCCCTGCCCGGCATCGCGGCGACCGCCCTGATCTGCTTCATCTTCAGCTGGAACGAGCTGCTGTTCGCGAGGGTGCTCACCGGCGTGGTGGCCGAGACCGCCCCCGTCTTCCTGACCGGCTTCATCACCAGCCAGGGCCTGTTCCTGGCCAAGGTGTGCGCCGCGTCGCTCGTCATCTCCCTGCCGGTACTCGCCGCGGGGTTCGCCGCCCAGGACAAACTGGTCCAGGGCCTGTCGCTGGGAGCCGTGAAATGA
- a CDS encoding DeoR/GlpR family DNA-binding transcription regulator, with the protein MDARTAEERQREIVRTARATGSVDVNALAAELGVAKETVRRDLRALEDHGLVRRTHGGAYPVESAGFETTLAFRATSHVPEKRRVAAAAAELLGDAETVFVDEGFTPQLIAEALPRDRPLTVVTASLPVAGALAEAENTSVLLLGGRVRPGTLATVDHWTTRMLAGFVLDLAFIGANGISREHGLTTPDPAVSEVKAQAIRAARRTVFAGVHTKFGAVSFCRFAEIGALEAIVTSTLLPSSEAHRYSLLGPQVIRV; encoded by the coding sequence ATGGACGCGAGAACCGCGGAGGAACGCCAGCGCGAGATCGTGCGGACCGCGCGTGCCACCGGCTCGGTCGACGTCAACGCGCTCGCCGCCGAACTGGGCGTGGCCAAGGAGACCGTACGACGGGATCTGCGCGCCCTGGAGGACCACGGACTGGTGCGCCGTACGCACGGCGGGGCCTATCCCGTGGAGAGCGCCGGGTTCGAGACCACGCTTGCGTTCCGGGCCACCAGCCATGTGCCCGAGAAGCGCCGGGTCGCGGCCGCCGCGGCCGAGCTGCTCGGGGACGCCGAGACCGTCTTCGTCGACGAGGGCTTCACCCCGCAGCTCATCGCCGAAGCTCTGCCCCGGGACCGGCCGCTGACCGTGGTCACCGCCTCCCTGCCGGTCGCGGGGGCCCTCGCCGAGGCCGAGAACACCTCCGTCCTGCTGCTCGGCGGCCGGGTCCGCCCCGGCACCCTCGCGACCGTCGACCACTGGACGACCAGGATGCTGGCCGGCTTCGTCCTCGACCTGGCCTTCATCGGCGCCAACGGCATCTCACGCGAACACGGCCTCACCACCCCCGACCCCGCGGTCAGCGAGGTCAAGGCACAGGCGATCCGGGCCGCGCGCCGCACCGTGTTCGCCGGCGTGCACACCAAGTTCGGCGCGGTCAGCTTCTGCCGCTTCGCGGAGATCGGCGCGCTGGAGGCGATCGTGACGAGCACGCTGCTGCCCTCGTCCGAGGCCCATCGGTACTCACTGCTGGGACCACAGGTCATCCGGGTCTGA
- a CDS encoding ABC transporter substrate-binding protein, with amino-acid sequence MRTQSRRRPPRATLAMAAAGTLLAPLLSGCWVGAGGAGSGGDAINVLMVNNPQMTELQKLTKAHFTKETGIKVNFTVLPENDVRDKISQDFANQAGQYDVATLSNYEIPIYARNGWLHEMNSYVARDPSYDEQDVLAPMRQSLTGDDGKLYGQPFYGESSFLMYRKDVFEQKGLTMPARPTWTQVADLAAKVDGAESGMKGICLRGLPGWGEVMAPLTTVVNTFGGTWFDKGWKARLDSPEFEKAVKFYVGLVRDHGESGAAQSGFAECLNNMTQGKVAMWYDATSAAGSLEAKGSPVKGKVGYAPAPVEETRSSGWLYTWAWGIQDASRNPDKAWKFVSWASSKQYEQLVGDRIGWSNVPAGKRASTYTNPAYVKEAAAFQEMTKEAIEQARPNDPGVQPRPAPGIQFVGIPEFTDLGTRVSQEISAAIAGRQSVESALRKSQQLAEKISEEYEGR; translated from the coding sequence ATGCGAACCCAGAGCCGACGACGGCCGCCGCGAGCCACGCTCGCCATGGCCGCCGCAGGGACGCTGCTCGCCCCGCTGCTCTCCGGCTGCTGGGTCGGAGCCGGCGGGGCGGGGTCGGGCGGCGACGCCATCAACGTCCTGATGGTCAACAACCCCCAGATGACCGAGCTGCAGAAGCTGACCAAGGCCCACTTCACCAAGGAGACCGGGATCAAGGTCAACTTCACCGTCCTGCCCGAGAACGACGTCCGCGACAAGATCAGCCAGGACTTCGCCAACCAAGCCGGCCAGTACGACGTGGCCACCCTGTCCAACTACGAGATCCCGATCTACGCCCGCAACGGCTGGCTGCACGAGATGAACTCGTACGTCGCCAGGGACCCGTCGTACGACGAACAGGACGTCCTCGCGCCGATGCGCCAGTCGCTGACCGGCGACGACGGCAAGCTCTACGGCCAGCCCTTCTACGGCGAGTCGTCCTTCCTGATGTACCGCAAGGACGTCTTCGAGCAGAAGGGACTGACGATGCCGGCCCGTCCCACCTGGACCCAGGTGGCCGACCTGGCCGCGAAGGTGGACGGCGCCGAGTCCGGCATGAAGGGCATCTGTCTGCGCGGCCTGCCCGGCTGGGGCGAGGTGATGGCCCCGCTCACCACGGTCGTGAACACCTTCGGCGGCACCTGGTTCGACAAGGGCTGGAAGGCCCGCCTCGACTCCCCCGAGTTCGAGAAGGCGGTGAAGTTCTATGTCGGCCTGGTCCGCGACCACGGCGAGTCCGGCGCCGCCCAGTCCGGCTTCGCCGAGTGCCTCAACAACATGACCCAGGGCAAGGTCGCCATGTGGTACGACGCCACCTCCGCGGCGGGTTCCCTGGAGGCGAAGGGCTCCCCGGTCAAGGGCAAGGTGGGGTACGCCCCCGCCCCCGTCGAGGAGACGAGGTCCTCCGGCTGGCTCTACACCTGGGCCTGGGGCATCCAGGACGCCTCACGCAACCCCGACAAGGCCTGGAAGTTCGTCTCCTGGGCCTCCAGCAAGCAGTACGAGCAGCTGGTCGGCGACCGGATCGGCTGGTCCAACGTGCCGGCCGGCAAACGCGCGTCGACGTACACCAACCCCGCCTACGTCAAAGAGGCCGCCGCCTTCCAGGAGATGACCAAGGAGGCCATCGAGCAGGCCCGGCCGAACGACCCGGGGGTGCAGCCGCGCCCCGCGCCCGGCATCCAGTTCGTCGGCATCCCCGAGTTCACCGATCTCGGCACCCGGGTCTCCCAGGAGATCAGCGCGGCCATCGCCGGACGCCAGTCCGTCGAGTCGGCCCTGAGGAAGTCCCAGCAGCTCGCCGAGAAGATCTCCGAGGAGTACGAGGGACGATGA
- a CDS encoding class I SAM-dependent methyltransferase gives MTHDGPADHLEQNRRFWDDEAAAWHGPLARDHWAQTEPSWGLWATPESQASVLPDGIEGMRAIELGCGTAYVSAWLARAGAHPVGIDLSEKQLATARAMQAEFGIDFPLVLGNAEKVPYEDNTFDLAISEFGASLWCDPYQWIPEAARLLVPGGRLAFMRYSPLFALCVPPEGPASTTLSRGQFGLTRLHRGSYVEFVLPHGEMLRLLRSCGFVVEDLMEIQAPRHAHRDYPEVPADWARQWPSEEIWKARLAG, from the coding sequence ATGACTCATGACGGCCCTGCGGACCATCTGGAGCAGAACCGGCGCTTTTGGGATGACGAGGCGGCTGCGTGGCACGGGCCGCTAGCCCGTGATCACTGGGCGCAGACGGAACCGTCCTGGGGACTGTGGGCCACCCCCGAGTCGCAAGCCTCCGTGCTTCCCGACGGCATCGAGGGAATGCGCGCCATCGAGCTGGGCTGCGGTACCGCCTACGTGTCCGCCTGGCTCGCCAGAGCGGGCGCCCACCCGGTCGGGATCGACCTCTCGGAGAAGCAGCTCGCCACCGCTCGCGCGATGCAGGCGGAGTTCGGCATCGACTTCCCTCTTGTCCTGGGCAATGCCGAGAAGGTGCCCTACGAGGACAACACCTTCGACTTGGCGATCAGCGAATTCGGCGCCTCGTTGTGGTGCGACCCCTACCAGTGGATCCCGGAGGCGGCCCGGCTCCTCGTTCCCGGCGGCCGACTGGCCTTCATGCGCTACTCACCACTGTTCGCGCTGTGCGTGCCGCCCGAAGGACCGGCGTCCACGACCCTGTCCCGCGGACAGTTCGGCCTGACGCGGCTGCACCGGGGATCATACGTGGAGTTCGTCCTGCCGCACGGTGAGATGCTCCGTCTGCTTCGATCCTGCGGATTCGTCGTCGAAGACCTGATGGAGATTCAAGCGCCCCGGCATGCCCACCGGGACTATCCGGAGGTTCCCGCCGACTGGGCCCGGCAATGGCCCAGCGAGGAGATCTGGAAAGCGCGGCTGGCCGGCTGA
- a CDS encoding MFS transporter, with the protein MTKTWAVLHDRNARLFLTAVTVSGFGTSALWLVSGVWVKDLTGSDGLAALCMLAMWAPTLAGPLLGALADRVPRKPLLIGDSLLLAALLPVLFAVDGPDRVWLVLTVLFVYGAAGVVHDAAESALVAGAVAPSLLGGFNGLRMAVTEGMKLVAPLAGAGLYAVQGGPGVALLDAITFVLAALLYAGLRVRDRRPDPLAPPTSTGGGDEPSGRTAAAPRPLRRGPTAPSRRTLFRRTAAVPEAPDLSHTTPGLSPATTNRRTPSRRTHVGAGTRHIWAHPILRPLVLAGGTTMLFAGLNGALIYAVIDGLGHSPAYAGALYAAQGAGSVAVGLISGPALRRLGERRFAAYGIALTAVAAGLRAIPSDPLALACSAAIGAGLPCVLIAALTAVQRETPDALLGRAVATAHTLVYTPNVLGLAAGAALVELVDQRPLSALLGVVWLATAVPLFQRPASASRIASRSPSDANPA; encoded by the coding sequence ATGACGAAGACATGGGCGGTCCTCCACGACCGCAACGCCAGGCTCTTTCTCACCGCGGTGACCGTCTCGGGCTTCGGCACCTCGGCCCTGTGGCTGGTGTCCGGCGTCTGGGTCAAGGACCTCACCGGCTCGGACGGCCTGGCCGCGCTGTGCATGCTCGCGATGTGGGCACCGACCCTGGCGGGCCCGCTGCTCGGCGCACTGGCCGACCGGGTCCCGCGCAAACCCTTGCTGATCGGCGACAGCCTGCTGCTGGCCGCCCTGCTCCCGGTCCTCTTCGCCGTCGACGGCCCCGACCGGGTGTGGCTCGTCCTCACGGTCCTCTTCGTGTACGGCGCCGCAGGCGTCGTCCACGACGCGGCGGAGTCGGCCCTGGTCGCCGGCGCCGTCGCCCCGTCGTTGCTCGGCGGCTTCAACGGGCTGCGGATGGCGGTCACGGAGGGCATGAAGCTGGTGGCGCCGCTGGCGGGAGCAGGGCTCTACGCGGTCCAGGGCGGGCCGGGCGTGGCACTCCTGGACGCGATCACGTTCGTACTGGCCGCGCTGTTGTACGCCGGGCTGCGGGTCCGGGACAGGCGACCGGATCCCCTCGCACCGCCGACGAGCACGGGTGGCGGGGACGAGCCGTCCGGGCGAACGGCGGCCGCGCCAAGGCCACTCAGGCGCGGCCCGACCGCCCCCAGCCGCCGCACGCTGTTCAGGCGCACGGCAGCCGTACCCGAAGCACCCGACCTCAGCCACACCACCCCCGGCCTCAGCCCGGCCACCACCAACCGACGCACGCCGTCCAGGCGCACCCACGTCGGCGCCGGAACCCGCCACATATGGGCCCACCCCATACTTCGTCCCCTGGTCCTGGCCGGCGGCACCACCATGCTCTTCGCCGGGCTCAACGGCGCGCTGATCTACGCCGTGATCGACGGACTCGGCCACTCCCCCGCGTACGCCGGTGCGCTGTACGCCGCCCAAGGCGCCGGTTCCGTGGCGGTGGGGCTGATCTCCGGGCCCGCTCTGCGCCGGCTGGGCGAGCGCCGGTTCGCCGCGTACGGCATCGCCCTGACCGCCGTCGCCGCCGGTTTGCGGGCGATCCCGTCCGACCCGCTGGCCCTCGCATGCAGTGCGGCGATCGGCGCGGGTCTCCCCTGCGTGCTGATCGCCGCGCTCACCGCCGTACAGCGCGAGACGCCGGACGCGCTCCTGGGCCGTGCCGTCGCCACGGCGCACACGCTGGTGTACACCCCGAACGTGCTCGGCCTCGCGGCCGGCGCGGCCCTGGTCGAACTGGTCGACCAGCGGCCGCTGTCGGCCCTCCTGGGGGTGGTCTGGCTGGCCACGGCGGTGCCGTTGTTTCAGAGACCGGCCAGTGCCTCACGGATCGCGTCCAGGTCGCCGTCCGACGCCAACCCCGCGTGA
- a CDS encoding zinc-dependent alcohol dehydrogenase family protein has translation MKAAVIESVGRAVVAEVPDPTPGPREVVVEVAACGLCGTDLHILQGEFAPKLPIVPGHEFAGQVVGVGTQVTELAVGDRVAVDPSLYCYECRYCRTGHNNLCERWAAIGVTTAGGAAQYAVAPVANCVRLPEHVRTQDAALVEPLSCAVRGYDVLQSRLGAHVLIYGSGTMGLMMLELAKRTGAASVDMVDVNPTRLETARRLGVSASAANPDELDRPQGWDLVIDATGNAAAIQDGLDRVAKAGTFLQFGVADYATRVTIDPYRIYNQEITITGSMAVLHSFERAAELFATGVLDPEIFISDRLPLDRYPQALEQFAAGVGRKIVVVP, from the coding sequence ATGAAGGCCGCCGTCATCGAGTCCGTGGGCCGTGCCGTCGTCGCCGAGGTCCCGGACCCGACGCCGGGCCCGCGTGAGGTCGTCGTCGAGGTCGCCGCGTGCGGCCTGTGCGGCACCGACCTGCACATCCTCCAGGGCGAGTTCGCCCCCAAGCTGCCGATCGTGCCGGGCCACGAGTTCGCCGGCCAGGTGGTCGGCGTCGGCACCCAGGTCACCGAGCTCGCGGTCGGCGACCGGGTGGCGGTGGACCCGTCCCTGTACTGCTACGAGTGCCGGTACTGCCGTACGGGCCACAACAACCTCTGCGAGCGCTGGGCCGCGATCGGCGTCACGACGGCGGGTGGCGCGGCACAGTACGCGGTCGCGCCGGTGGCCAACTGCGTACGGCTGCCCGAACACGTCCGTACCCAGGACGCGGCGCTGGTGGAGCCGTTGTCCTGCGCGGTCCGGGGTTACGACGTCCTGCAGTCCCGCCTGGGCGCCCATGTCCTGATCTACGGCTCGGGGACGATGGGCCTGATGATGCTGGAGCTGGCCAAACGGACCGGCGCGGCGAGCGTGGACATGGTGGACGTGAACCCGACCCGCCTGGAGACGGCCCGCAGGCTCGGCGTCTCAGCGTCCGCCGCGAACCCGGACGAGCTGGACCGTCCCCAGGGCTGGGACCTCGTCATCGACGCGACGGGCAACGCGGCGGCGATCCAGGACGGCCTGGACCGGGTGGCCAAGGCGGGCACCTTCCTCCAGTTCGGCGTGGCCGACTACGCGACGCGGGTGACGATCGACCCGTACCGCATCTACAACCAGGAGATCACCATCACCGGCTCCATGGCCGTCCTGCACAGCTTCGAACGCGCGGCGGAACTCTTCGCGACCGGTGTCCTGGACCCGGAGATCTTCATCAGCGACCGGCTGCCTCTGGACCGGTATCCGCAGGCGCTGGAGCAGTTCGCGGCGGGGGTGGGACGCAAGATCGTGGTCGTGCCTTAG
- a CDS encoding carbohydrate ABC transporter permease, which translates to MTATTMAPPATETVRTADPSKARLRAWATRAPLLPALIFMIVVTQLPFVATVVISFFDWNSLYPKARHFTGVDNYKDVLTDADLRHSVWTTVLLTVTVVLVSLVLGLLLALLLDRRFKGRGVVRTLLIAPFLVVPVAAALLWKHVLYNPEYGLLNGLLHYVGGPQPDWISNTPLLAVEASLVWQWTPFMMLILLAGLQSRDQQQMEAARVDGASDWQIFRYLTLPHLRRYLELGALLGSIYIVQNFDAVFTITSGGLGTANLPYTVYQSFYQAHENGLASAAGVLVVIGSIIIATFALRVVSSLFREEVGRA; encoded by the coding sequence ATGACCGCGACAACCATGGCCCCGCCGGCCACTGAGACCGTACGCACCGCGGACCCGTCGAAGGCCCGCCTCCGCGCCTGGGCCACCCGCGCCCCGCTGCTCCCCGCCCTGATCTTCATGATCGTGGTCACCCAGCTGCCGTTCGTGGCCACGGTGGTGATCTCGTTCTTCGACTGGAACTCCCTCTATCCCAAGGCCCGTCACTTCACCGGCGTCGACAACTACAAGGACGTCCTCACCGACGCGGACCTGCGCCACTCCGTGTGGACGACGGTCCTGCTGACGGTGACGGTGGTCCTGGTCAGCCTCGTCCTCGGACTGCTCCTGGCCCTGCTCCTGGACCGTCGCTTCAAGGGCCGGGGCGTAGTCCGCACCCTGCTGATCGCGCCCTTCCTGGTGGTGCCGGTGGCAGCCGCACTGCTCTGGAAACATGTGCTCTACAACCCCGAATACGGCCTCCTCAATGGGTTGTTGCACTATGTGGGCGGCCCACAGCCGGACTGGATCTCCAACACCCCGCTGCTCGCCGTCGAGGCCTCCCTGGTCTGGCAGTGGACCCCGTTCATGATGCTCATCCTGCTGGCCGGCCTCCAGAGCCGCGACCAGCAGCAGATGGAGGCCGCGCGGGTGGACGGCGCGAGCGACTGGCAGATCTTCCGCTATCTGACCCTCCCGCATCTGCGCAGGTATCTGGAGCTGGGCGCCCTGCTGGGCTCGATCTACATCGTCCAGAACTTCGACGCGGTCTTCACGATCACCTCCGGCGGCCTCGGGACCGCCAACCTCCCCTACACCGTCTACCAGAGCTTCTACCAGGCCCACGAGAACGGCCTCGCCTCGGCCGCCGGCGTCCTGGTCGTCATCGGCTCCATCATCATCGCGACCTTCGCCCTGCGCGTGGTGTCGTCCCTGTTCCGTGAGGAGGTGGGCCGGGCATGA
- a CDS encoding NAD-dependent epimerase/dehydratase family protein, with the protein MPAPRTVLLTGAAGGLGTLMRDLLPAYGYDLRLLDLRPIEGEPDAVVADLADKDAVREAVRGVDAIIHLAGISLEAPFEKILKANIEGTYHLYEAAHAEGVGRIVFASSNHAVGYTPRPQGADPLIPIDTPRRPDTFYGLSKSFGEDLAQFYWDKHGLETVSVRIGSCFPEPTSVRMLSLWMSPADGARLFHAALTAEQVGHSVVYGSSANTRLWWDLTSARALGYDPQDDSEPYAEKLIAEQGELQDGNEGHAYLGGQFVTDPPIWPY; encoded by the coding sequence ATGCCCGCTCCCCGTACCGTTCTGCTCACCGGTGCCGCCGGCGGGCTCGGCACCCTGATGCGGGATCTGCTCCCGGCCTACGGCTACGACCTGCGCCTGCTCGATCTGCGGCCCATCGAGGGCGAGCCGGACGCGGTCGTCGCCGACCTCGCCGACAAGGACGCGGTGCGCGAAGCCGTACGAGGTGTCGACGCGATCATCCACCTCGCGGGCATCTCCCTGGAAGCCCCTTTCGAGAAGATCCTCAAGGCGAACATCGAGGGCACCTACCACCTGTACGAGGCCGCTCACGCGGAGGGCGTCGGACGGATCGTCTTCGCCTCCTCCAACCACGCCGTCGGCTACACCCCCCGCCCCCAGGGCGCCGACCCGCTCATCCCGATCGACACCCCGCGCCGCCCGGACACCTTCTACGGCCTGTCGAAGTCCTTCGGTGAGGACCTCGCGCAGTTCTACTGGGACAAGCACGGCCTCGAGACCGTCTCCGTGCGCATCGGCTCCTGCTTCCCCGAACCGACCAGCGTGCGCATGCTCTCGCTGTGGATGAGCCCGGCCGACGGCGCCCGCCTCTTCCACGCGGCCCTGACCGCCGAGCAGGTCGGCCACAGCGTGGTCTACGGCTCCTCCGCCAACACCCGTCTGTGGTGGGACCTCACCTCCGCGCGGGCGCTCGGCTACGACCCGCAGGACGACTCCGAACCGTACGCGGAGAAGCTGATCGCCGAGCAGGGCGAGCTCCAGGACGGCAACGAGGGGCACGCCTACCTGGGCGGCCAGTTCGTGACGGACCCGCCGATCTGGCCGTACTGA
- a CDS encoding 5-dehydro-4-deoxyglucarate dehydratase has translation MTSADLAHRLGIPSGPLFFPVTAYGADGSVDLDTYRAHVRQGVAAGAAAVFACCGTGEFHALTPEEFEACVRAAVEETAGRVPVVAGAGYGTALAVRYARLAEAAGADGLLAMPPYLVVAGQEGLLRHYREVAAATALPVIVYQRDNAVFTPETVVELARTEGIIGLKDGLGDLDLMQRIVSAVRTEVPGDFLYFNGLPTAEQTQLAYHAIGVPLYSSAVFCFAPEIALAFHRALIDGDRATLDRLLDGFYRPFVELRARGRGYAVSLVKAGVRMRGLDVGEVRPPLHEPGEDHVKQLAEIIERGYALLEEAQ, from the coding sequence GTGACGTCTGCCGACCTCGCCCACCGACTCGGCATCCCCAGCGGGCCGCTGTTCTTCCCGGTCACGGCGTACGGCGCCGACGGCTCCGTCGATCTCGACACCTACCGCGCGCATGTGCGCCAGGGTGTGGCGGCGGGGGCCGCTGCCGTGTTCGCGTGCTGCGGCACCGGGGAGTTCCACGCGCTCACGCCCGAGGAGTTCGAGGCGTGCGTCCGCGCGGCCGTCGAGGAGACGGCGGGGCGGGTGCCGGTGGTGGCGGGCGCCGGATACGGCACCGCGCTCGCCGTACGGTACGCGCGGCTCGCCGAGGCGGCCGGGGCCGACGGGCTGCTCGCCATGCCGCCCTATCTCGTCGTCGCCGGGCAGGAGGGGCTGCTGCGGCACTACCGGGAGGTGGCCGCCGCGACCGCGCTCCCGGTGATCGTCTACCAGCGCGACAACGCCGTCTTCACCCCGGAGACCGTCGTCGAACTGGCCCGCACCGAGGGGATCATCGGCCTCAAGGACGGGCTCGGCGACCTCGACCTGATGCAGCGGATCGTCAGCGCGGTGCGTACCGAGGTACCCGGCGACTTCCTCTACTTCAACGGACTGCCGACCGCCGAGCAGACCCAGCTCGCCTACCACGCCATCGGCGTCCCCCTGTACTCCTCGGCCGTCTTCTGCTTCGCCCCCGAGATCGCCCTCGCCTTCCACCGCGCGCTCATCGACGGCGACCGGGCCACCCTCGACCGCCTCCTCGACGGGTTCTACCGTCCCTTCGTCGAACTACGCGCGCGTGGCCGCGGATACGCGGTCTCCCTGGTGAAGGCCGGGGTCCGGATGCGGGGCCTCGACGTGGGGGAGGTCCGCCCTCCGCTGCATGAACCGGGCGAGGATCATGTGAAGCAGCTCGCGGAGATCATCGAGCGCGGATACGCGCTCCTCGAGGAGGCACAGTGA